One region of Streptomyces sp. NBC_00442 genomic DNA includes:
- a CDS encoding SAM-dependent methyltransferase — MTENPAPSSTPDHVRDRINTAQPHTARIWNYWLGGKDNYPVDRETGDQIRALHPGIGDYAQADRLFLGRAVRHLVADRGVRQFLDVGTGLPTADNTHEVAQRLAPDARIVYVDNDPLVLAHARALLTSTPEGRTDYLDADLRDSATILEHAAKTLDLSRPVALMLLGVVIFIEDEAEARSLVSNLMKELAPGSYLVLSHTITSPAMPDVDDAVAFWNQHGTPKLTQRTPEQVARFFEGLDLLEPGVVSCSRWRPEQAGSLPDEVAMFGGVGLKS, encoded by the coding sequence GTGACCGAGAATCCCGCACCCTCCTCGACGCCCGACCATGTGCGCGACCGCATCAACACCGCACAGCCGCACACCGCGAGGATCTGGAACTACTGGCTCGGAGGCAAGGACAACTACCCCGTCGACCGGGAGACGGGTGACCAGATCCGGGCGCTCCACCCCGGCATCGGCGACTACGCGCAGGCCGACCGGCTCTTCCTCGGGCGGGCCGTGCGCCACCTGGTGGCCGACCGGGGCGTACGCCAGTTCCTCGACGTCGGTACCGGACTGCCGACCGCCGACAACACCCACGAGGTGGCCCAGCGGCTGGCACCCGATGCCCGGATCGTCTACGTGGACAACGACCCCCTGGTCCTCGCCCACGCCCGCGCCCTGCTCACCAGCACCCCCGAGGGGCGCACGGACTACCTCGACGCCGACCTGCGCGACAGCGCGACCATCCTGGAGCACGCGGCGAAGACCCTCGACCTGAGCCGGCCGGTCGCCCTCATGCTGCTCGGCGTCGTCATCTTCATCGAGGACGAGGCCGAGGCGCGCTCTCTCGTGAGCAACCTGATGAAGGAGCTCGCCCCCGGCAGCTACCTCGTGCTCTCGCACACCATCACCAGCCCGGCGATGCCCGACGTCGACGACGCCGTGGCGTTCTGGAACCAGCACGGCACCCCGAAGCTGACCCAGCGCACCCCCGAGCAGGTGGCCCGGTTCTTCGAGGGACTCGACCTGCTGGAACCCGGGGTGGTGTCGTGCTCGCGCTGGCGCCCCGAGCAGGCCGGGTCGCTGCCCGACGAGGTCGCCATGTTCGGCGGTGTCGGCCTCAAGAGCTGA
- a CDS encoding ABC transporter substrate-binding protein, whose translation MEQTAWRFSDDRGQVSTAAAPPSRVVAYIQAGATLEDLGVRPVAVFGSFHDGPEPDPAKRGALPPGEVGYLGAGGDLDVDALLAVAPDLVVAVSYGGGQVYGLDPETAKHLEERVPVVVVEVGQAHTLARTRGRFAALARALGAPERDAAAVSAAEARLRTAAGRTPRPRVLALSPAGPDQVHLARPQAWPELRELAGHGVHVIEPGEGPGASWFTTRCTTAVELRPDIVLMDIRSNAAPLETLRTDAAWRALEEGARLLAWNPEAPCGATAHAAFFAQVAAALDAYGSAAGEA comes from the coding sequence ATGGAGCAGACGGCCTGGCGATTCTCGGACGACCGTGGACAGGTGTCGACGGCGGCGGCCCCGCCGTCCCGTGTCGTGGCCTACATCCAAGCCGGGGCCACGCTGGAGGATCTCGGCGTCCGGCCGGTGGCGGTGTTCGGCTCCTTCCACGACGGGCCGGAACCCGACCCGGCCAAGCGCGGCGCGCTGCCGCCGGGCGAGGTCGGCTACCTGGGAGCGGGTGGCGACCTGGATGTGGACGCGCTGCTCGCCGTCGCACCCGACCTCGTCGTCGCCGTCAGCTACGGCGGCGGCCAGGTGTACGGGCTCGACCCGGAGACCGCCAAGCATCTGGAGGAGCGGGTTCCCGTGGTCGTCGTCGAGGTGGGACAGGCACACACTCTGGCGCGAACAAGGGGCCGGTTCGCCGCTCTGGCACGGGCGTTGGGCGCCCCCGAGCGGGACGCCGCCGCTGTGTCCGCCGCCGAGGCACGCCTGCGCACGGCGGCCGGCCGCACGCCACGGCCCCGCGTCCTCGCCCTGTCGCCCGCCGGCCCGGACCAGGTCCATCTGGCCCGCCCGCAGGCCTGGCCCGAGCTGCGCGAACTGGCGGGCCACGGTGTGCACGTGATCGAGCCGGGCGAGGGCCCGGGTGCCAGCTGGTTCACCACGCGCTGTACGACGGCGGTCGAACTGCGGCCCGACATCGTCCTCATGGACATCAGGTCCAACGCGGCCCCGCTGGAGACCCTGCGGACCGACGCCGCATGGCGCGCCCTGGAGGAGGGGGCCCGCCTGCTGGCGTGGAACCCCGAGGCGCCGTGCGGTGCCACCGCCCACGCCGCCTTCTTCGCGCAGGTCGCGGCCGCGCTCGACGCGTACGGGAGCGCGGCCGGAGAGGCATGA
- a CDS encoding chaplin: MRRVAMKGLVTAVATGGVLAATGYAHADSSADGSAISSPGVLAGNAVQLPVHLPVNACGNTVDVLGLLNPAAGNACANTSGGTHRDAGRPGATHSGNGGGASASGAEKGSPGVLSGNGLRLPIDLPVNISGNSVSVVGVGNPAIGNTSVNQSTPPVRHLPAPPPKPAPPKPAPAPPAAPALPVPQELPQAATLAHTGADGLGFAIPASAALLVGGGVLYRRFRSATR, encoded by the coding sequence ATGAGACGGGTCGCCATGAAGGGCCTGGTCACGGCGGTGGCCACGGGCGGAGTGCTGGCAGCGACCGGCTACGCCCATGCGGACTCCAGCGCCGACGGGAGCGCCATTTCATCGCCGGGGGTGCTGGCGGGCAACGCCGTCCAGCTTCCGGTGCACCTCCCGGTCAACGCGTGCGGCAACACCGTCGACGTGCTCGGGCTGCTCAACCCGGCCGCGGGCAACGCGTGCGCCAACACCTCGGGCGGAACCCACCGCGACGCCGGCCGGCCGGGTGCGACGCACTCGGGCAACGGCGGGGGCGCCTCCGCGTCCGGAGCCGAGAAGGGCTCGCCCGGCGTGCTCTCCGGCAACGGGCTGCGACTGCCGATCGACCTCCCGGTCAACATCAGCGGCAACTCCGTGAGCGTCGTCGGCGTGGGCAACCCGGCCATCGGCAACACGTCCGTGAACCAGTCGACGCCGCCGGTGAGGCACCTCCCCGCGCCGCCGCCCAAGCCGGCCCCGCCCAAGCCGGCCCCGGCACCGCCCGCCGCTCCTGCGCTCCCCGTGCCGCAGGAGCTGCCGCAGGCGGCCACGCTCGCCCACACCGGTGCCGATGGGCTCGGCTTCGCGATCCCCGCCTCCGCGGCGCTGCTCGTGGGCGGTGGCGTCCTCTACCGCAGGTTCCGGAGCGCCACGCGTTAG
- a CDS encoding MgtC/SapB family protein gives MVTLAAVAVEPSGQGWLQAGEFGLAFLLSAAIGLEREIRQKAAGLRTYTTVGVGAALFTLVSKYGFGDVLHTGTIELDPSRVTAQIVSGVGFIGAGVIFVHRGSVQGLTTAATIWLTAAVGAAAAAGLPLLSILAAAAYFVAAYAVRPLVHRLPAMRSVASTFRIAYEQRPGLPQELMKRCERGGFAVEGFQVRRPNGAGDVAEVLIRAVGRGDPSALTVQLADIAGVVACSRQGDEDE, from the coding sequence ATGGTGACGCTGGCGGCCGTGGCGGTGGAACCCTCGGGGCAGGGCTGGCTCCAGGCCGGCGAGTTCGGCCTGGCGTTCCTGCTGTCGGCGGCCATCGGTCTGGAGCGGGAGATCCGTCAGAAGGCGGCGGGGCTGCGCACCTACACCACGGTGGGTGTCGGAGCTGCGCTGTTCACCCTCGTCAGCAAGTACGGGTTCGGCGATGTCCTGCACACCGGGACCATCGAACTCGACCCGTCCCGCGTGACCGCGCAGATCGTGTCCGGGGTCGGCTTCATCGGCGCCGGGGTCATCTTCGTGCACCGGGGCTCCGTCCAGGGCCTCACCACGGCCGCGACGATCTGGCTGACGGCCGCGGTCGGCGCGGCCGCCGCGGCGGGGCTGCCCCTCCTGTCGATCCTGGCGGCGGCCGCCTACTTCGTCGCCGCCTACGCCGTGCGTCCCCTGGTCCACCGGCTGCCCGCCATGCGCTCGGTGGCCTCGACCTTCCGGATCGCCTACGAGCAGCGTCCGGGGCTGCCGCAGGAACTCATGAAGCGGTGCGAGCGCGGCGGGTTCGCCGTCGAAGGGTTCCAGGTGCGCAGGCCGAACGGCGCAGGCGACGTGGCGGAGGTGCTGATCAGGGCGGTGGGCCGCGGTGATCCGAGCGCGCTCACCGTCCAGTTGGCGGACATCGCCGGAGTGGTGGCCTGCAGCCGCCAGGGCGACGAGGACGAGTGA